A region of Flavobacterium album DNA encodes the following proteins:
- the bglX gene encoding beta-glucosidase BglX — protein sequence MRFNTTLLLLLAFSVSMHAQKKKADKKIKPRDEFVAELMAKMTIDEKIAQTVQFTADGTVTGPKGGDNFINEIKKGNVGSILNATGVKYTRELQKLNLENSRLKIPLLFGYDVIHGYRTIFPITLGETAGWDLEGAELSARIAADEAAASGIHWTFAPMVDIARDPRWGRVSEGSGEDTYLGSKMAYARVKGFQGNDLSLNNTILACTKHFAAYGAAEAGRDYNTVDMSERVLRETYLPPFKATVDAGVKTFMTSFNEISGVPATGNKFLVNGILKNEWKFDGFVVTDYTGMNEMIYHGFAKDSMHAGELALKAGVDMDMVGGIYLKNLKKLLNEGRVTEAQINDACRRILEAKYDLGLFEDPYRYNNEKREAATITKKEYLDAALRIANKSMVLLKNSNNVLPLRKEQKVAFVGPLVSDDWNIIGSWAATGDRQGFAVSVQEGVNKIITDKSKVTFDKGVEIVDQRRDMMQKALDNARNADVIVAVMGEFENMTGEAASRTNIDLPGIQKEFLAELKKLGKPIVLVLMNGRPLTLSWENDNMDAILEAWFPGTMGGDAIAQTLYGINNPGGKLPITFPRNLGQVPLYYNHKNTGRPYLGASDPEQKYKSRYIDSDNSPLYPFGYGLSYTKFEYSNLKLSSKSMSMGGKIKVSVDVANTGNYDGEEVVQLYVKDEFGSVTRPVKELKEFTKLLLKKREKRTVEFDLSSDDLRFYNIDMKFVAEPGDFEVSVGGSSDANLKDKFVLVK from the coding sequence ATGAGATTTAACACGACCTTACTCCTTTTACTGGCTTTTTCAGTATCAATGCATGCGCAGAAGAAAAAAGCCGACAAAAAAATAAAACCCCGCGATGAGTTTGTTGCAGAACTTATGGCAAAAATGACCATTGATGAAAAAATTGCCCAAACGGTGCAGTTCACTGCCGATGGTACCGTAACGGGGCCCAAGGGTGGCGATAACTTCATCAACGAAATTAAAAAAGGGAATGTTGGCTCAATACTTAATGCCACAGGTGTAAAATATACACGTGAACTTCAAAAGCTCAATCTGGAAAACTCAAGGCTGAAGATACCATTGCTGTTTGGCTATGATGTGATCCACGGCTATAGGACGATATTCCCAATAACACTGGGCGAAACCGCCGGCTGGGATCTGGAAGGCGCAGAGCTTTCGGCGCGCATAGCTGCTGATGAGGCTGCAGCATCGGGCATCCACTGGACGTTTGCACCGATGGTAGACATTGCCCGCGACCCGCGTTGGGGTCGTGTGTCAGAAGGTTCTGGCGAAGATACCTATTTGGGTTCTAAAATGGCTTACGCTCGTGTAAAAGGCTTCCAGGGCAATGACCTTTCTTTAAACAATACAATTCTTGCCTGTACCAAACACTTTGCCGCCTATGGCGCTGCTGAGGCCGGACGTGATTACAATACAGTCGACATGAGCGAGCGCGTGCTTCGCGAGACCTACCTGCCGCCGTTCAAGGCTACTGTAGATGCAGGCGTTAAGACATTCATGACCTCTTTCAACGAAATATCGGGTGTGCCTGCCACGGGTAATAAATTCCTCGTAAACGGAATATTGAAGAACGAATGGAAATTTGACGGTTTTGTGGTGACCGATTATACCGGCATGAACGAAATGATATACCATGGTTTTGCCAAAGATTCTATGCATGCGGGGGAGTTGGCTCTTAAAGCAGGGGTGGATATGGACATGGTGGGTGGTATTTACCTAAAGAACCTGAAAAAGCTGCTTAATGAAGGCCGTGTAACTGAGGCACAGATTAACGATGCCTGCCGCCGGATACTGGAAGCCAAATACGACCTTGGTCTTTTTGAAGACCCATACCGTTATAATAACGAAAAAAGGGAGGCTGCTACCATTACCAAAAAAGAATACCTCGATGCTGCGTTGCGCATAGCCAACAAGTCTATGGTGTTGCTGAAGAATAGTAATAATGTACTGCCTTTGCGTAAAGAACAAAAAGTGGCCTTTGTAGGACCATTGGTAAGCGACGACTGGAACATCATAGGTTCATGGGCCGCTACCGGCGACCGCCAGGGATTTGCGGTGAGCGTACAGGAAGGCGTGAACAAAATAATTACCGATAAAAGTAAAGTGACTTTTGATAAAGGCGTTGAGATCGTAGACCAACGCAGGGATATGATGCAGAAAGCCCTTGATAATGCCCGCAATGCTGATGTTATAGTGGCTGTTATGGGTGAATTTGAAAACATGACAGGCGAGGCTGCTTCGCGCACCAATATCGACCTTCCGGGCATCCAGAAAGAATTTCTTGCTGAACTGAAAAAACTGGGCAAGCCAATCGTTTTAGTGCTTATGAACGGAAGGCCCCTTACCCTTAGTTGGGAAAATGACAATATGGATGCCATACTTGAGGCATGGTTCCCGGGTACTATGGGTGGCGATGCCATTGCGCAGACGCTTTACGGCATCAACAACCCGGGCGGTAAGCTGCCGATAACCTTCCCAAGGAATTTAGGGCAGGTGCCTTTATATTACAACCATAAAAATACAGGCAGACCTTATTTAGGGGCTTCCGACCCTGAACAAAAATACAAGTCCCGTTATATCGATTCGGATAACAGTCCCCTTTATCCCTTTGGTTACGGGCTTAGCTATACTAAGTTTGAATATTCCAACCTGAAGCTATCTTCAAAAAGCATGAGCATGGGCGGAAAGATTAAAGTTAGCGTTGATGTTGCCAATACCGGAAATTATGACGGTGAAGAAGTAGTGCAGCTGTATGTTAAGGATGAATTCGGGTCGGTGACGCGTCCGGTGAAAGAGTTGAAAGAGTTTACCAAGCTGCTCCTTAAAAAAAGGGAGAAGAGAACGGTGGAATTTGACCTTTCTTCCGATGACCTGAGATTTTATAACATTGATATGAAATTCGTTGCAGAGCCGGGAGACTTTGAAGTGTCGGTAGGCGGCAGCTCTGATGCGAACCTTAAAGATAAGTTTGTGTTAGTTAAGTGA
- a CDS encoding glucoamylase family protein, which produces MKIYHLAIILTLCISCASCDSSKDGDNNTTPPVGETMTDEQILDLAQKDALKYFWDYAEPNSKLARERYHTDDPGNDAQIVTTGGSGFGLMTILVGIERGFVPRGEAVTRLQTALNFLQNADRFHGAWPHWMNGTTGHVIPFGTVDNGGDLVETSFLCEALICLREYFKNGSEEEQALAQQADDLWKGVEWDWYTKGGEHALYWHWSPQYEWQINFKLEGYNECLITYIMAAASTTHPVDAAAYHEGWARNGAIVNNGQRYNLPVVLSYNGANGNVGPMFWSHYSYLGMDPRGLSDQYANYWTLVQNHAKIQHAYSVANPIGWTGYSDKVWGLTASYSRNPNGTTGYDAHSPVNDKGIISPTAALSSFPYTPEESMKMLRFVYEDADWKSRLIGVAGPFDAFSIHYNWVTPRYLAIDQGTIVPMIENHRTGMLWNLFMQAPEVKQGLLNLGFHSTQHGF; this is translated from the coding sequence GTGAAAATTTACCATTTAGCCATCATTCTTACTTTATGCATTTCGTGCGCATCGTGCGATTCCAGTAAGGATGGCGATAATAATACTACCCCTCCGGTAGGGGAAACAATGACCGACGAGCAAATCCTGGACCTTGCGCAGAAAGATGCGCTTAAATATTTCTGGGATTATGCCGAACCGAATTCAAAGCTGGCACGCGAAAGGTACCATACCGATGATCCCGGCAACGATGCCCAGATAGTGACTACAGGCGGCTCGGGCTTTGGCCTGATGACTATCCTCGTAGGCATAGAACGTGGCTTTGTGCCAAGGGGCGAAGCAGTCACGAGGCTACAGACTGCACTTAACTTTTTACAGAATGCTGACAGGTTCCATGGTGCCTGGCCGCACTGGATGAACGGCACAACCGGGCATGTGATACCATTTGGTACCGTGGATAACGGCGGCGACCTTGTAGAGACCTCATTTTTATGCGAAGCGCTGATATGCCTGCGCGAATATTTTAAAAATGGCAGCGAGGAAGAACAGGCCCTTGCCCAGCAGGCCGACGACCTATGGAAAGGCGTGGAATGGGACTGGTATACCAAAGGCGGCGAGCACGCGCTGTACTGGCACTGGTCGCCGCAATACGAATGGCAGATCAACTTTAAGCTTGAAGGCTATAATGAATGCCTCATTACTTATATCATGGCAGCTGCATCGACTACACACCCTGTAGATGCCGCCGCCTATCATGAAGGTTGGGCGAGGAATGGCGCTATAGTGAACAACGGGCAACGCTATAACCTGCCGGTTGTGCTAAGCTATAATGGTGCCAATGGCAATGTAGGCCCAATGTTCTGGTCGCATTATTCTTACCTGGGGATGGATCCGAGAGGATTGAGTGATCAGTATGCCAATTACTGGACGCTGGTGCAGAACCATGCAAAAATACAGCATGCTTATTCTGTTGCCAACCCAATAGGATGGACAGGATATAGCGACAAAGTATGGGGGCTTACCGCAAGCTATAGCCGCAACCCGAACGGCACTACGGGCTACGATGCACATTCACCCGTAAATGACAAAGGTATCATAAGCCCTACGGCAGCGTTATCATCCTTCCCTTATACACCGGAAGAATCAATGAAAATGCTGCGGTTCGTATACGAGGATGCCGACTGGAAATCAAGGCTTATAGGTGTAGCCGGCCCGTTTGATGCCTTTAGTATCCATTACAACTGGGTTACACCGCGCTACCTTGCCATAGATCAGGGAACGATAGTGCCAATGATAGAGAACCATCGCACAGGTATGCTGTGGAACCTGTTCATGCAGGCGCCGGAAGTGAAGCAGGGGTTGCTTAACCTTGGTTTCCATTCAACACAGCATGGATTTTAA
- a CDS encoding LamG-like jellyroll fold domain-containing protein, with protein sequence MKTIKIFAYALMATSGVLLTSCGSDDSGGSLPPIGGYNSADEVAASDLLAYWPLNGDGKEEKSSTMPSNTVGASWIEGKKGQGLHLNSGFLDYPSIAALNGSNTGITISCWAKITNQKTTPDAVSTISPIISFAGGPNGNVGNLALFGNTHGLVSSDSIQMKAEYHFMKPDGTDFNGDCVNMTKMESWMISDNAANNGTTPLHAAFPNKIGGQWAHIVFTYDGNTAKVAMYVNGEKISNPAWEDRTNNNTVALPLPIAFFQPSHPIIGALPSIANGTNVETWNGALKGEVDEIRVYKKALILSDVRALYQLESAGR encoded by the coding sequence ATGAAAACAATCAAAATTTTTGCTTATGCCCTGATGGCGACTTCGGGCGTATTATTAACTTCTTGCGGAAGCGATGATTCAGGTGGAAGCCTTCCTCCAATTGGGGGATACAATAGCGCAGACGAAGTAGCAGCTTCTGACCTTTTAGCTTATTGGCCACTTAATGGTGACGGCAAGGAAGAAAAATCTTCTACAATGCCTTCAAATACGGTAGGAGCTTCATGGATTGAAGGAAAAAAGGGACAGGGTTTGCATTTAAATTCAGGATTCCTGGACTATCCATCGATTGCGGCACTAAACGGATCTAATACTGGTATAACAATAAGCTGTTGGGCTAAAATAACAAACCAAAAAACTACACCCGATGCAGTGAGCACTATATCTCCTATTATTTCATTTGCAGGAGGGCCAAACGGTAACGTAGGTAATCTTGCTCTTTTTGGTAATACACACGGCCTGGTGTCAAGTGACTCAATCCAGATGAAAGCGGAATACCACTTTATGAAACCAGACGGAACCGATTTCAATGGTGACTGCGTAAACATGACAAAAATGGAATCGTGGATGATATCAGATAATGCTGCCAACAATGGTACAACGCCTCTTCATGCTGCCTTTCCTAACAAAATTGGTGGACAATGGGCACACATCGTGTTTACTTATGATGGCAATACAGCTAAAGTTGCAATGTATGTAAATGGTGAAAAAATATCAAATCCTGCATGGGAAGACAGAACAAACAATAACACGGTGGCATTGCCATTGCCAATTGCATTTTTTCAGCCATCCCACCCAATTATCGGTGCTCTTCCAAGTATAGCAAATGGAACAAATGTAGAAACATGGAACGGAGCTCTTAAAGGAGAAGTAGATGAGATACGTGTTTACAAAAAAGCGCTTATCCTTTCAGATGTCAGGGCTCTTTACCAGCTTGAGTCTGCAGGAAGGTAA